Part of the Rhodospirillales bacterium genome, TCCTGCAGGCTTCGCCGCTGGCGCGGAACCTGCTGATCCTCGCGTACTTCGTCGCCGGCATCGCCGCCATCCCGATGTGGCTCGGCCTCAGTCGGCGCTTCGGCAAGCACCGCACCTGGTGCGGCGCAATGGTCATGGCGTGCGCGGCGTTCGTCTGGGTGCCGTTCCTGGCGGCCGGCGACATTGCCGCGTTCTCCGTGGTCTGCATCGTCACCGGCATGGCGCTCGGCGCGGACCTGGCGCTGCCGCCGGCCATGCAGGCGGACGTGGTGGATCTCGACACGTTGCGCACCGGGCGAGAGCGCGCCGGGCTGTTCTTCGCCATCTGGAGCATGGCCACCAAGCTTGCGCTGGGCGCCGCCGTGGGTCTGGCGTTTCCGGCATTGCAGGCGCTCGGCTTCCGCGCCGGCGTCGACAATCCCGAGAGCGCCTTGCTGGCGCTGGCGTTGATCTACGCCCTGCTGCCGACGATGCTCAAGCTTGCGGCGGTGGCGGTGGTCTGGCGCCACCCGATCACCGCGCGGCGTCATGGGATCATCCGCCGGCGGCTCGACGGCCGCCGTGAGCGCCGGGGAGCCGTCGGCCAAAGCCATTGAAACGTGGCGCCTGCGGCCTACGTCTTGATGAGCACCAGGATCGGTGGGGCAGCAGACAGGAGAACAAGATGGGAGCGGCATTTCAGGGCTACCACATTCCGGCGGCGGCATCCCGCGCTGCGCCGCTGGCGAAGGCCGGCGCTGCGGCCATCGTCGGCAAGGCGATCCTGGTCGGCGTGCCTGCGGTGCTGATCGGGCTCGGCATCGGCTACGGGTTGTCGCGGGCGTTCGATGTGCGCTGGGACGAGTTCAGCAGGCGCGCCGCGGACGGCGACTCCACCCGCGGACACCCGCGCCAGTTGACGTGATGAGCCGAGATCACGAACTTTTGATCCGCTGCCGCGGATGAAGTGGCGCAACAGCAGAAACGCGTATGGTCTGATCGGCATCGTCACCCATTGGGTGCTGGCGGTGGCCATCGTGGCGCTGTTCGTGTCCGGCCTGTGGATGGTGGACCTGACCTACTACCACCCCTGGTACAATCGCGCGCCGGATCTGCACAAGGCGTTCGGCGTGCTGACGGCGGTGGCGATGGCGGTGCGACTCCTCTGGCGGTGGTGGGACGGGGTGCCCGAACCGGCGGCCGGGGTGCGGCGCTGGGAGGCGGCGGGCGCCTCGGTGGCCCATGGGCTGATGTATCTCGGCGTGTTCGTCACAGCGATCAGCGGCTATCTCATCGTCACCGCCAAGGGCGACCCCGTGGACGTGTTCGGCGTTGTCGCGATCCCGGCCGTCATCCACGACCTGCCGCGCCAAGCCGACACGGCGGGCGCGGTGCACTACTGGGTCGCCATTGCGCTGATCGCTCTGGCCGGGCTGCACACCATGGCGGCCTTAAAGCATCACGTCCTTGATCGCGATGAAACACTTATTAGGATGCTGCGGGCGGGCCGAACAGAGCGTACGTCGCCATCCAGCGTGACATCTTACAGATCCGAGAAGAGGAGATCGTCATGAAGCTTCGCTTGCTTGCCACTGCCCTGGTCGTCGCTGCGACCGCATGGGCGTCGGTTCCCGCCGCGCGCGCCGCCGACACCTACATCATCGACACCATGAAGCAGCACGCGTTCGTCGAGTTCCGCATCAAGCACCTGGGCTATAGCTGGATGTACGGCCGCTTCAACGACTTCGAGGGGCAGTTCTCGCTCGATCCCGAGCAGCCGGCCAACTCCAGCGTCCGGGTCGAGATCGACACGGCGAGCATCGACACCAACAACGCTGAGCGGGACAAGCACCTGCGAAGCAAAGATTTCCTAAACGTAGAGGAGCACCCGAAGGCCACCTTCGTCAGCACCTCGATCGAACCGACCGGAGACAAGACGGCGGTGATCAAGGGCGACCTGACCCTCAACGGCGTTACCAAGCCGGTCGAGATCCAGACGGAGGAGATCGGACAGGGCAAGGACCCGTGGGGCGGCTACCGGGCCGGTTTCCTCGGCACCACGACGATCACCCTCGCCGACTTCGATATCGACTACGACCTCGGCCCGGCATCCCGGACCGTCGACCTGACCCTGTCCATAGAGGGCGTGCGGCAGTAGATGTATCATGCGCCACGCGTGACCATGATTACGGGATTTTGAGGGGAGAGAGCGTTGGCTCAATATGATGTTGCGATGTTGGTCGGGAGTAACCGAAAGCACTCGCTGAATGTGCGCCTGGCGCGCGCCATCGAAAACAATGCGCCCGCGTCGTTGCGCTTCGACTGGGTTAAGATGGATGACTTGCCTTTCTACAACGCGGACTTGGAGAAGGAACGGCCGGCGTCGGTGCAACGGTTCGTTTCTGAAATCAATGCAGCGGACGCCGTATGCTTTGTGACGCCGGAATACAACCGATCAATCCCGGCGGTTCTGAAGAACGCCATAGACTGGGGATCGAAGCCGGCGGACCAGAACGTCTGGCGCGACAAGACCATCGCAATGGCCGGCACGTCGCCCGGCAATATCGGAACGGCGCTGGCTCAGCAACACCTGCGGCAAATCCTGTCGATCCTCAACGGAATCGTCATGCCGGGGGAAGTGTATATTACCTTCAAATCTCCGGATCTGATCGACGAAGGCGGCAACGTGACCGACGATCGCGTCCGCGGCTTCATCGCGGCGTTCGTTCAGCGCTTCGCCAACCTGATCGAACGCCTGGCGGAACCCAAGACGGAGCAAAAGAGCCACTTGTAGAGCGCGAGCGCGGACGACGCGCAAGGAGGCACTACCCCGCGCCCGGGGGGGCGGGGGGCCCCGGGCGGGGGGGGGGGGGGGGGGGGGGGCGGGGGGGGGCCCCCCGGGGGGCGGCCCCGGGGGGGCGCCGGGGGGTGGGGCGGGGGGCGGGGGGGGGGGGGGGGCGCGCCGGGGGGGGGGCGGGGGGGGGGGCGGCGCCCCCCCGGGGGGGGGGGGGGGGGGGGGGGGCGGGGGGGGGGGGGGGGCGGCCGGGGGGCCGGGGGGGGGGGGGGGGGGCGCCCGGGGGGGGGGGGGGCGCCGGGGCGCGGCCCCGGGGCGCGGGGGCGCGGCGGGGGGGCGGGGCCGGGGGGGGGGGGGGGGGGGGGGGGCCGGGGCGGGGGGGGGCGGCGGGCGCGGGCGGGGGGGGGGCGGCGGCCCCCCCCGGGGGGGGGGGGGGGGGGGGCCCCCGGGGGGGGGGCCCGGGGGCGCGCCCCGCCCGGCCCCGGGGGGGGGGGGCGGGGGGGGGCGGCGCCGCGGGGGGGGGGGGGCGGGGGCGGGCGGGCGCCCGGGGGCGGCCCCCGGCGGGGGCCCGGGCCGGCCCCCGGGCCCCCCGCGGCCCGGGGCGCGGGGGGCCCCGGCCCGGCCGGCCGCGCCGGGGGGGGGGGGCCCCCCGCCCGGCCCCGGGCCCCCCCCCCCCCGGCCCCCCGGCCCGGGGGGGGCCCCCCCCCCCCCCCCCCCCCCCCGTTGGTGGCTGGGAGGCCGGCGGGTTGGCCGGCGATCACGAACAGGAGCCGGTCGGGGGCAAGGAGGGTTCCGGCGAGGCGGTTGACGTCGTCGAGAGTGACGGCCTCGATCAGGTCGTTGCGG contains:
- a CDS encoding cytochrome b, producing MKWRNSRNAYGLIGIVTHWVLAVAIVALFVSGLWMVDLTYYHPWYNRAPDLHKAFGVLTAVAMAVRLLWRWWDGVPEPAAGVRRWEAAGASVAHGLMYLGVFVTAISGYLIVTAKGDPVDVFGVVAIPAVIHDLPRQADTAGAVHYWVAIALIALAGLHTMAALKHHVLDRDETLIRMLRAGRTERTSPSSVTSYRSEKRRSS
- a CDS encoding YceI family protein, yielding MKLRLLATALVVAATAWASVPAARAADTYIIDTMKQHAFVEFRIKHLGYSWMYGRFNDFEGQFSLDPEQPANSSVRVEIDTASIDTNNAERDKHLRSKDFLNVEEHPKATFVSTSIEPTGDKTAVIKGDLTLNGVTKPVEIQTEEIGQGKDPWGGYRAGFLGTTTITLADFDIDYDLGPASRTVDLTLSIEGVRQ
- a CDS encoding NAD(P)H-dependent oxidoreductase: MAQYDVAMLVGSNRKHSLNVRLARAIENNAPASLRFDWVKMDDLPFYNADLEKERPASVQRFVSEINAADAVCFVTPEYNRSIPAVLKNAIDWGSKPADQNVWRDKTIAMAGTSPGNIGTALAQQHLRQILSILNGIVMPGEVYITFKSPDLIDEGGNVTDDRVRGFIAAFVQRFANLIERLAEPKTEQKSHL